Proteins encoded within one genomic window of Halomarina litorea:
- a CDS encoding tyrosine-type recombinase/integrase: MVRVDDSGGVTKCWPNRDELAGLDAAAARADWKREIAIMLMGRCGFRADEVNYPGDAELRWSEKGGCWFVEIRGKNTRGGEPKLCDAWMPEDVEANVRRFSRERGRGTGESWVDASKSSVRRWVKEAAAEVAEDAEQSERWLQVSSHDLRRSWATYHLVERQVDVRTMMSIGGWSDYSTIEPYLAEPTEGRIGEAMSLA, translated from the coding sequence ATGGTTCGCGTCGACGACTCGGGCGGTGTGACGAAGTGCTGGCCTAACCGTGACGAACTCGCCGGGCTTGACGCCGCCGCTGCTCGGGCCGACTGGAAACGAGAGATCGCAATCATGCTGATGGGCCGGTGTGGATTCCGCGCCGACGAGGTGAACTACCCCGGCGATGCTGAACTCCGGTGGTCGGAGAAAGGCGGGTGCTGGTTCGTCGAGATTCGAGGGAAGAACACCCGTGGGGGCGAGCCGAAGCTATGCGACGCCTGGATGCCCGAAGACGTCGAGGCGAATGTCCGCCGATTCTCACGCGAGCGGGGCCGCGGGACGGGAGAGTCATGGGTCGATGCCTCAAAGTCGAGTGTCCGCCGGTGGGTAAAAGAAGCCGCTGCGGAGGTGGCCGAGGACGCCGAGCAGTCCGAACGGTGGCTACAGGTGTCGAGCCACGATCTCCGGCGCTCGTGGGCGACATACCACCTAGTCGAGCGGCAGGTGGACGTGCGGACGATGATGTCCATTGGTGGGTGGAGCGACTACTCGACTATCGAACCGTACCTCGCAGAGCCGACAGAAGGGAGAATCGGCGAGGCGATGTCCCTCGCCTGA
- a CDS encoding DNA-binding protein, which produces MSSTNGTSEVVSVDEQGFEQTNAGAVDEEGFEVVEETPEFRASVDQEVQAKVDANHPDGRVEDGPDHMVGKTLAQEERIKAREAELAHISQQATLSEQEGRAERTREVVTEQCGREDEAEPDVAPQAVLTKEELAEVNRQAARINERVDGGWSRAVVAQELAKRAVGRENLTEAVFEVLDEQRAVPGTVVPIAEVPDVPVGEVTVEGVVTELWASSSPRIQQVGLIEDESGRTKFTVWERSNQTIVREGETIRFRAAAKNWYQGRCSLALTGWSAIEFPKRGRWWDQ; this is translated from the coding sequence ATGTCGAGTACTAACGGTACGAGTGAAGTAGTTTCGGTCGATGAACAGGGCTTCGAACAGACGAACGCAGGTGCGGTCGACGAGGAGGGCTTCGAAGTCGTCGAGGAGACCCCGGAGTTCCGGGCGAGCGTCGATCAGGAAGTGCAGGCGAAGGTGGACGCCAACCACCCCGACGGGCGGGTCGAAGACGGCCCGGATCACATGGTCGGGAAGACCCTCGCACAGGAAGAGCGCATCAAGGCGCGAGAGGCAGAGTTGGCGCACATCAGTCAACAGGCGACGCTGAGCGAGCAGGAGGGACGGGCGGAGCGAACGCGCGAGGTCGTGACCGAGCAATGTGGGCGGGAGGACGAAGCGGAGCCGGACGTGGCGCCCCAGGCGGTGCTGACAAAGGAGGAACTGGCCGAGGTGAATCGGCAGGCAGCCCGGATCAACGAGCGGGTCGATGGCGGCTGGTCGCGAGCAGTCGTCGCACAGGAACTGGCCAAGCGGGCCGTTGGTCGAGAGAACCTGACGGAGGCAGTGTTTGAGGTGCTGGACGAGCAGCGAGCAGTCCCAGGGACGGTCGTGCCGATCGCTGAAGTGCCAGACGTGCCGGTCGGCGAGGTGACCGTCGAGGGCGTCGTGACGGAACTCTGGGCGTCGTCGTCCCCCCGAATCCAGCAAGTGGGACTGATCGAAGACGAGAGCGGGCGAACGAAGTTCACCGTCTGGGAGCGCTCGAACCAGACCATCGTCCGTGAGGGCGAGACGATCAGGTTCCGGGCGGCAGCGAAAAACTGGTACCAAGGGCGGTGTTCGCTCGCGCTGACCGGCTGGTCGGCCATCGAGTTCCCCAAGCGCGGGCGGTGGTGGGACCAGTAG
- a CDS encoding winged helix-turn-helix domain-containing protein: MREQSVGPSIPRRETAMRLRPVNLMCSRFVAARMADGSSASASGADDGDAIDALTADLFGEPALLDLDAHLELFEEVAARPRFGVLYALQQEERLSAKELGERLGRSENGLHYHLDRLVDAGLVANRRESVPDRDGLYSYYELTGLGADLVDAVTAFIGSEKTALEEY; encoded by the coding sequence ATGAGGGAGCAGTCGGTTGGGCCGAGCATACCGAGACGCGAGACTGCGATGAGGTTAAGACCCGTTAACCTCATGTGCTCGCGGTTCGTTGCCGCACGTATGGCCGACGGCTCATCCGCATCGGCGTCGGGTGCCGACGATGGGGACGCCATCGACGCCCTCACGGCCGACCTCTTCGGCGAGCCCGCGCTCCTCGACCTCGATGCACATCTGGAGTTGTTCGAGGAGGTGGCCGCACGCCCCCGGTTCGGCGTGCTGTACGCCCTCCAGCAGGAAGAGCGACTGAGCGCGAAAGAACTCGGCGAGCGCCTCGGTCGGAGTGAAAACGGGCTGCACTATCACCTCGATCGGTTGGTCGACGCCGGGCTCGTGGCCAACCGTCGCGAATCGGTCCCCGACCGAGACGGGTTGTACTCGTATTACGAACTGACTGGGCTCGGTGCGGACCTCGTCGACGCAGTGACGGCGTTTATCGGTTCCGAGAAGACCGCACTCGAGGAGTACTGA